A stretch of DNA from Microlunatus sp. Gsoil 973:
TGACGAACCGGTGAACCTCTCCCAGTACGGAGAGGTCCCGAGCCAGGGCCTGTTGGATTCGCTGTACGCCGCGAACAAGCGACAGTTGTACACCGCAGTCGGCTATGGGCTGGAGGGATCGGGCCCCCGCCGCTCGATTGGCGGGGACACCAGGCGCCGAGCGGATCTGCGCCTGGTCGACCTGAATGGGGTCGGCGGGATCGGAAGGGGCACAGCGGCCAAGTTCTCCAACAACGCTGCCACGGGCGGGACCTGCTTCGGAGACTCCGGAGGCCCGATCTTCGTCGCCGGCACCACCACCCTGGTGGCCGTCAACTCCTTCGCGCTCAATGACAACTGCGCAGGGACGACCGGCGCCTACCGGATCGACCAGGAGGATGACCTGGCATTTCTGGCAACGTTCGGCATCACCCCCGGGTCGTGAGCTGCAGGCGCTCATCCAGCAGTTGACCCAACGACCTCAGCTCCGACGCCGGACGAGTGCCTGGTGCCGGTCGGCAGTCAGCTCACGCCGTAGACCAGGTGCACGAGGTTGGTTCCGATCGTCTCGACACTGACGACGCTCAGGGATGTCCGGGCTGCCACTCCTTCGAGGAGGCGGTCCCCGCAGCCGAGGACGAAGGGGTGCACCGTGAGCCGGATCTGGTCGACCAGGCCGTGGTCCATCAGGGTCAGCGCCAGTTGATTGCTGCCGTACACGACGATGTCGCGTTCATACCGTGCCTTGAGCCGAGCGACCTCGGTGATGGCGTCACCGCGAAGGACAGTGCCACCGATCCACTCCGGCTCGTCGAGCGTCGCGGAGATGACGTACTTGGGTATCTCGCGGAGCCGGTCCGCCCACCCACCTTCCCGGGTGTTCCAGCCCGCACCGGCGAAGAAGTGGTCGGTCCTCCTGCCCATCAGCAAGGCGTCCGCACCGAGCGCCTCGTCGTACTCGATCTTGGCCCACGCCTGGTAGTCCTCGGGCGCCAGCCGGGCGAACCAGCCACCGCGGTCGAAACCGTCCTGGCCGATCGGATCCTGGATGCCGCCGTCCAGACAGACGTTCTCGCTCAACACGAGTATGCCCATGATCATCTCTCCTCAGATCGTCGACGCGGGTACTCGGAATGGCCCGCGCACTGGTGGTATCGACACCGCTGCGCCGGCAGATTGGGCGGGGGCAGACCGCCAGGTTCCGCGGCCCGCCGGTGTCGGTATCAGGGACAGCCCCGGACGCAGGAGGCGAAGTTGTGACAGCGGACCTGATCACACGAGCGAGGGCAGGTGACGAGGACGCGTTCCGTGCCCTCACCGAGCCGCACCGACGAGAGCTGCACGTGCACTGCTACCGGATGCTCGGCTCGGTGGACGACGCCGACGACGTTCTTCAGGAGACGCTGTTGGCCGCGTGGCGCGGCCTGACCGCGTACGAGGAACGATCGTCGATCCGTACCTGGCTCTACCGGATCGCCACCAACCGCTGCCTGAACGCGCTGCGGGCTGCAAGGCGGCGACCGGTCAAGAACTGGGATGTCGCGGCGTTCGATCCGCCCGAGCCGACGCGGTACGGCGAGGTGCCGTGGCTGGAGGCGCTGCCGGACGTACTTCTCGAGGGCGCGTTCGACGCACCGCTCGGGCCGGCGGCACGTTACGAGCAGCGCGAGTCGATCTCGTTGGCGTTCGTCACCGCACTGCAGTTGTTACCGCCCCGCCAGACAGCCGTGCTGGTGCTGCGTGATGTGTTGGGATTCCCGGCCGCCGAGGTGGCGGCGATCCTTGACACCACCGCACAGTCGGTCTCCAGCGCCCTCAAGCGAGCCCGAGCGACGCTCGCCCGGCACCGTCCGTCACGCAGCGACCGACCCCCGGCCGTCGGTTCCGAGGCCGAGCGCGCCCTCCTCGAGCGGTTCGTGACAGCCTACGAAGCCTCCGATGTCGACGGCCTGGTGACGTTGTTGTCCGACGACGTGTTCGTGTCGATGCCGCCGATGCCACAGGAGTATCTGGGCCGCGAGGCGGCGACGCGGTTCCTCCGCCCGGCCGTTACCGGCCGGCGCTTCGCCCTCACAGCGACCCGGGCCAACGCACAGCCGGCGTTCGGACTGTACGCTTCCCTCCCGGGCGGACCGCGATCAGGAAGCGGTCTGATCGTGCTCGACCTCGCCGGTGACAGGATCACCGCGCTGGCACGGTTCGAACCGACCGTGTTCCCACGCTTCGGCCTGCCGCAGACCTGGCCGGCACCAAGCCGCTGAGCCGAAGTTGATCATGGGACTTGACACCGGTGCGGCGCACTGGTTCGCTTGTCCGTGGACCGCATTAGAACGTTTCAAGCTCCCGAAGGACGGCACTTCCAATGGCGGAAGAAACTGACCCCCTGGCCGGCGCGACGGTGATCGCCCCGGACGACGACTTCTCCGGCGCCCCGCTGCTGCGCACAGAATTCGATCTTGCCGCCGACCACGGCGACCTGGTCTCGGCAACACTGACGGCGACTGCGCTCGGGATCGTCGATCTGGAGATCGGCGGCCGGCCCGTGGCACCCGACGTGCTGACGCCGGGTTGGAGCAGCTACGAATGGCGCATCCGCTATCGCAGCTACGACGTGACCGGCCTGCTGCCGGCCCCGGGAGACAGAGCCGCGATGGGCGCGTCACTGGGAAACGGCTGGTACCGCGGCCGGATCGGTTTCACCGGCGGTGTCGGCCTGTACGGGGACGAACTCGGGCTGATCGCCCGGCTCGACCTCAGTTATGCCGACGGCCACGTCCAGACCGTGGTCACCGACGAGAGCTGGCAGGCGGGACCATCGGCCACCACGGACAACCAGATCTACGACGGCCAGACCATCGACGCACGACGAGTTCAATCGGGATGGTCCTCCCCCGGCTTCGCGGCCGACGGCTGGGTCGGCGTCCACGCCCTGGATCTCGACCGCAACCGGCTGGTGCCGCCGATCGGGCCGCCGGTGATCCGCCAGGAGTCGATCAAGCCGGTGGCGATCCTGACCTCTCCATCGGGCAGGACGCTGGTGGATTTCGGCCAGAATCTCGTCGGCTGGTTGCGGTTCACCGTCACCGGCGAGGCCGGTCGGGAGATCGTGATCAAGCATGCCGAGGTGCTGGAGAACGGCGAGCTGGGCACCCGCCCGTTGCGTTCGGCCAAGGCGACCGACCGGTTCGTGCTGTCCGGAGGCGAGGATTTCTTCGAGCCGACCAAGACGTTCCACGGTTTCCGGTACGCGGAGGTGAGCGGCTGGCCGGGCGAGCTCACACCGGACTCGCTGGAGGCGGTCGTCGTCTCCTCCGCGCTGCACCGGATCGGCACCTTCGAGTGTTCCGACGAACTGGTCAACCAGCTGCATCGCAACGTGATCTGGGGTCAGCGGGGCAACTTCCTCGATGTTCCGACCGACTGTCCGCAACGCGACGAGCGACTCGGTTGGACCGGCGACATCGCTGCTTTCGCGCCGACAGCGGTTTTCAACTTCGACGTCAAGGACTTCCTTGCCGACTGGCTTCGCGATCTTCGGGAGGAACAGCTGCACGCCGACGGGCGGGTACCGTTCGTCGCCCCAGATGTGATCAAGTTCCGGCCACCGGAGCAACAACGCAGCCAGGGCCAGCCGGTCACCGCACTCTGGGGTGATGCGGCCGTGTGGGTGCCGTGGACCCTCTACCAGGCCTACGGTGATCAACAGGTCCTGATCGACCAGTACGACTCCATGACCGAACACGCCCGGGCGATCGAGCGGAGCCTTTCGCCCAACGGTCTGTGGGACACCGGATTCCAGTTCGCCGACTGGCTCGACCCGGACGCACCGCCGGACCGTCCCGGGGACGCCAAGGCGGACAAGGGCGTGGTCGCGACCGCGTGCGCGTACCGGACGGCCGGGTTGGTCGCACGCACCGCAGAACTGCTCGGCAACCAGGCCGATCATGATCATTTCGCGGACATGGCGGACGGCCTGAAGCGGGCGTTCAACACCCACTACGTCGATGATCAAGGCATCATCACCAGCGACTGCGCGACTGTCTACGCGCTGGCCATCCATTTCGATCTGATCGACCAGGTCAAGCGGGACGCCGCCGGACAGCGCCTCGCTGAACTTGCCGAGAAGGCCGGGTACCGCGTCTCCACCGGCTTCGCCGGGACACCGTTCATCTGCTGGGCGCTCACCGAGACCGGCCATCTCGATACCGCGTACCACCTGCTGTTGGAGAAGGAGAACCCGAGCTGGCTCTACCCGGTGACCATGGGCGCGACGACGATCTGGGAGCGCTGGGACTCGATGCTCCCCGACGGCAGCATCAACCCCGGGGAGATGACCAGCTTCAACCACTACGCCCTGGGCGCTGTCGCCGACTGGCTGCACAAGGTGGTCGCCGGCATCGACGCCCTGGAGCCCGGATACGCGCGGATCAAGATCGCACCGCAGCCGGGAGGCGGGCTGACGTCGGCGCGCGCGACCCTGATCACCCCGCACGGCGAGCTCCGCAGCTCCTGGCAACTGACCGGCGACGAGTTGACGATGGACGTTTCCGTCCCGGTCGGCGCCACCGCGGAGGTGACGGTGCCGGGCCGCT
This window harbors:
- a CDS encoding dihydrofolate reductase family protein, with the protein product MGILVLSENVCLDGGIQDPIGQDGFDRGGWFARLAPEDYQAWAKIEYDEALGADALLMGRRTDHFFAGAGWNTREGGWADRLREIPKYVISATLDEPEWIGGTVLRGDAITEVARLKARYERDIVVYGSNQLALTLMDHGLVDQIRLTVHPFVLGCGDRLLEGVAARTSLSVVSVETIGTNLVHLVYGVS
- a CDS encoding sigma-70 family RNA polymerase sigma factor, whose translation is MTADLITRARAGDEDAFRALTEPHRRELHVHCYRMLGSVDDADDVLQETLLAAWRGLTAYEERSSIRTWLYRIATNRCLNALRAARRRPVKNWDVAAFDPPEPTRYGEVPWLEALPDVLLEGAFDAPLGPAARYEQRESISLAFVTALQLLPPRQTAVLVLRDVLGFPAAEVAAILDTTAQSVSSALKRARATLARHRPSRSDRPPAVGSEAERALLERFVTAYEASDVDGLVTLLSDDVFVSMPPMPQEYLGREAATRFLRPAVTGRRFALTATRANAQPAFGLYASLPGGPRSGSGLIVLDLAGDRITALARFEPTVFPRFGLPQTWPAPSR
- a CDS encoding family 78 glycoside hydrolase catalytic domain, encoding MAEETDPLAGATVIAPDDDFSGAPLLRTEFDLAADHGDLVSATLTATALGIVDLEIGGRPVAPDVLTPGWSSYEWRIRYRSYDVTGLLPAPGDRAAMGASLGNGWYRGRIGFTGGVGLYGDELGLIARLDLSYADGHVQTVVTDESWQAGPSATTDNQIYDGQTIDARRVQSGWSSPGFAADGWVGVHALDLDRNRLVPPIGPPVIRQESIKPVAILTSPSGRTLVDFGQNLVGWLRFTVTGEAGREIVIKHAEVLENGELGTRPLRSAKATDRFVLSGGEDFFEPTKTFHGFRYAEVSGWPGELTPDSLEAVVVSSALHRIGTFECSDELVNQLHRNVIWGQRGNFLDVPTDCPQRDERLGWTGDIAAFAPTAVFNFDVKDFLADWLRDLREEQLHADGRVPFVAPDVIKFRPPEQQRSQGQPVTALWGDAAVWVPWTLYQAYGDQQVLIDQYDSMTEHARAIERSLSPNGLWDTGFQFADWLDPDAPPDRPGDAKADKGVVATACAYRTAGLVARTAELLGNQADHDHFADMADGLKRAFNTHYVDDQGIITSDCATVYALAIHFDLIDQVKRDAAGQRLAELAEKAGYRVSTGFAGTPFICWALTETGHLDTAYHLLLEKENPSWLYPVTMGATTIWERWDSMLPDGSINPGEMTSFNHYALGAVADWLHKVVAGIDALEPGYARIKIAPQPGGGLTSARATLITPHGELRSSWQLTGDELTMDVSVPVGATAEVTVPGRSPESVSSGEHHFTSTFD